One Setaria viridis chromosome 3, Setaria_viridis_v4.0, whole genome shotgun sequence DNA window includes the following coding sequences:
- the LOC117850952 gene encoding probable hexosyltransferase MUCI70 translates to MSGGASLGLRSSGSYGSLLQQQLGGCHSSPSPAPSASPPLAARKPAKMSLGGAGGGGGPRVFARICKLAGRRQRMLLLLLVAVAVAFCFLFSSLVSKDEDASPGVETMLVFSDHVRSFVNPVWTSSGRPVAQRDSLTVNGLNTASQMEKQSDSSRKQVQSPMRRFPPAVVLNHHPCENFSLSPPPIDRKRTGPRPCPVCYLPVEQALALRPAQLSASPVLQSLNYISEANLVSKESNGGSLFGGYPSLEERDKSYDIKDLTTVHCGFVRGKIPGLNTGFDIDEADRSEMQQCQRTVVASAIFGNYDILQQPENISDFSKDTVCFFMFLDEETEAALKKSTTIDHTKRIGLWRVVVVRNLPYSDARRNGKVPKLLLHRLFPNVRYSIWIDGKLKLVRDPYQVLERFLWRKNVSFAVSRHYRRFDVFEEAEANKAGGKYDNASIDYQIEFYKSEGLTHYSSAKLPITSDVPEGCVIIREHIPITNLFTCLWFNEVDRFTSRDQLSFSTVRDKIRSRVNWTADMFLDCERRDFVVQSYHRELLEQRQATLRSRPPLRPPMVQVQPRKMLPDNAAKEPGKASSAKKLPGKRTRDKKSSSKRAHQTKVIGGKEAIQL, encoded by the exons ATGAGCGGCGGGGCGTCGCTGGGGCTCAGGTCGTCGGGGAGCTATGGAtcgctgctgcagcagcagctaggcGGCTGCCAttcctcgccctcgcccgcgccgtcggcatccccgccgctcgccgcgcggAAGCCCGCCAAGATGTCGctcggcggggccggcggcggcgggggcccgcGCGTGTTCGCACGGATCTGcaagctcgccggccgccgccagcggatgctcctcctccttctcgtcgccgtcgcggtgGCCTTCTGCTTCCTCTTCTCATCACTTGTCAGTAAAG ATGAAGATGCATCACCTGGTGTTGAGACCATGCTTGTATTTTCTGATCATGTCCGGAGCTTTGTGAACCCTGTTTGGACATCATCAGGCAGACCAGTAGCCCAAAGAGATTCACTGACTGTGAACGGTTTGAATACAGCATCACAGATGGAAAAACAATCTGATAGCAGTCGTAAACAAGTTCAGAGTCCCATGCGGAGGTTTCCACCAGCTGTTGTTCTGAATCACCATCCTTGTGAAAATTTCTCATTGTCTCCTCCACCTATTGATAGAAAACGCACTGGACCACGGC CCTGTCCAGTTTGTTATTTGCCTGTTGAGCAAGCGCTGGCACTGAGACCTGCTCAGCTATCAGCATCACCTGTCCTTCAAAGCTTAAATTATATATCTGAAGCGAATTTGGTTTCCAAAGAGTCAAATGGTGGTTCTTTGTTTGGAGGTTATCCATCCCTGGAGGAACGAGATAAATCTTACGACATAAAAGATTTGACGACAGTGCATTGTGG ATTTGTAAGAGGGAAGATACCTGGTCTTAATACTGGGTTCGACATAGATGAAGCTGATCGTTCTGAGATGCAGCAGTGCCAGAGGACTGTTGTTGCCTCTGCTATTTTTG gaAACTATGATATACTGCAACAACCAGAAAACATCAGTGATTTTTCAAAGGATACTGTTTGCTTCTTTATGTTTCTGGATGAAGAAACAGAAGCTGCACTAAAGAAGTCCACTACCATTGATCATACTAAAAGAATTGGGCTGTGGCGTGTAGTTGTTGTTCGCAACCTACCATATTCAGATGCAAGGCGCAATGGAAAG GTTCCAAAATTACTACTTCATCGGCTTTTTCCTAATGTGCGATATTCAATTTGGATTGATGGGAAACTTAAGCTAGTGAGGGATCCTTATCAGGTATTAGAAAG ATTCTTGTGGAGGAAGAATGTTAGCTTTGCTGTTTCCAGGCATTACAGACGCTTTGATGTCTTTGAGGAAGCTGAGGCCAACAAGGCTGGTGGAAAATATGATAATGCTTCAATTGATTACCAGATAGAGTTCTATAAAAGTGAGGGTTTAACTCATTATTCATCAGCTAAGCTTCCTATAACAAGTG ATGTCCCTGAGGGCTGTGTGATAATTAGGGAACACATCCCCATAACAAACCTGTTTACATGCCTTTGGTTCAATGAAGTTGACCGCTTCACCTCCAGAGATCAGCTAAGCTTCAGCACAGTTAGGGATAAAATAAGGTCGCGAGTTAATTGGACTGCAGACATGTTCCTGGACTGTGAAAGGCGTGATTTTGTTGTTCAG TCATACCACCGAGAACTGTTGGAACAGAGGCAGGCTACCTTAAGAAGTCGGCCTCCCCTGCGGCCTCCCATGGTGCAGGTACAACCGAGAAAGATGCTTCCAGACAATGCAGCAAAGGAACCCGGGAAGGCTTCATCAGCCAAGAAGTTACCAGGGAAGCGAACACGTGATAAGAAATCAAGCTCAAAACGAGCTCATCAAACTAAAGTAATTGGTGGGAAGGAGGCAATTCAACTGTAA
- the LOC117847358 gene encoding uncharacterized protein — translation MVVAEAAAAGNEMSLSNMVLGFYEEAERERWTEEAAAAAAGDGSDDEGSSGGGAESRAFWQEQRSLLHEALAKRSSAESRIQADTEEAVRQMRATPGGVCSCASRAAAAAGAGGCRACALRFVAERLRDAGYNSAICRSKWPRTPEIPSGEHSYVDVVVPTRSGKPVRVVIEPGFRGEFEMARGGAEYRALVAALPEVFVGRSEKLRAVVRVMCDAARRCARESGMHMAPWRKHRYMEAKWLGTPERVAPGGGGGVPVAVGSPEKPPRFRASMLTLDLGGRTAVEVV, via the exons ATGGTTGTCgcagaggccgccgccgcgggcaacGAGATGAGCCTGTCCAACATGGTGCTGGGCTTCTACGAGGAGGCCGAGAGGGAGAGGTGgacggaggaggccgccgccgccgccgccggcgatggcaGCGACGATGAaggttccagcggcggcggcgctgagaGCAGGGCGTTCTGGCAGGAGCAGCGCTCGCTGTTGCAT GAGGCTCTGGCCAAGAGAAGCTCCGCGGAGAGCCGGATCCAAGCGGACACGGAGGAGGCCGTCAGGCAGATGCGCGCCACGCCCGGCGGCGTCTGCTCCTgcgcgagccgcgccgccgcggccgcgggagcAGGAGGCTGCCGGGCCTGCGCGCTGCGGTTCGTGGCCGAGCGGCTGCGCGACGCCGGGTACAACAGCGCCATCTGCAGGTCCAAGTGGCCGCGCACCCCGGAGATCCCATCAG GGGAGCACAGCTACGTGGACGTGGTGGTGCCGACGAGAAGCGGCAAGCCGGTGCGGGTGGTGATCGAGCCGGGCTTCCGCGGCGAGTTCGAGAtggcgcggggcggcgccgAGTACAGGGcgctggtggcggcgctgccggAGGTGTTCGTGGGCCGGTCGGAGAAGCTGCGTGCCGTGGTCCGGGTCATGTGCGACGCGGCCAGGCGGTGCGCGCGCGAGAGCGGCATGCACATGGCCCCCTGGAGGAAGCACCGGTACATGGAGGCCAAGTGGCTCGGCACGCCAGAGCGGGTCGCGccggggggcggcggaggagtgcCGGTGGCCGTCGGCTCGCCCGAGAAGCCGCCCAGGTTCAGGGCGTCCATGCTCACgctcgacctcggtggccggacCGCGGTGGAGGTCGTGTGA